The following nucleotide sequence is from Spirochaetota bacterium.
ATCCCAATTATTAGGGATATCCACTTCATTATAAAACTGGAATGCCGACACTTTATCTTTATAGCGAGCTGCAAGCCACGACATCCATTGAGCGAACGCGGCAGGAGCGGGAACATTGCTCGGTACATCGTTGCCTTTTCTTAGTATCGTTCCCGACGATGCCCATTTCGGCGTTATCGTACTTATGGCGATAATATCGAGCTTTGCACGAGCGAGTTTATCGATGTAGTCGTCATAGACTGCGACAAAATTCGATGCATAGTGATCGGCCCCTGTCGGCTGGATATTTCTCCATAGAATATTGATACGAACGAATGCGGCACCGGTCTTTACTATCTTCGCAACGGTAGCCGCACGGGCCTTCTCCGATCCGCCGCCGTATTCAACGGTGTGCATGCCGAGTGCAACGCCTTTTGGCTGCGCCGCCGCAGCGCTGCCTATGCAGGAAGCAATGATGATGCATGCTGCTGATAGTTTCATTGTTCGCTCCGAGGCGTTGGCCTGCCGATATTTTTTTTGTACAGCGAAGGGGATGATCCCGTTTTCTTCTTAAACGCCGCGCTGAAGTGAAGCGCATTCCCGTATCCGCACAGCCGCGCAGCCTCGGTCACGCTCATACCCGACGAAAGTAACGACATCCCGTGCCTAAGACGAAGCCGATTCGCATACGCGATGGGCGAAACGCCGAATCGCCATTTGAATATGCGGCATAGATACGACTGATTGAGCCCGGATACGGCGGCAAGTTTGCCGAGGGCAGGCGTCTCTAGGTAGTGTGCAGTGAGATAATGTTCTATCCGGCGAATCGGGTCATTGTCGGGAGACTCCTCACGGGTCATACGCCGCACGATTCGCGCAAGTATCTCCATCGTCTGCGCATAGACGATGACAGCGTTCGCGGCGCGCGGATATACTATCTCATCATGGATGCTCCTCATCGGCGCGTTAAGATCGTGCATGTCGCGAAAAAGCGTCCACTGCGTCGGCAATTGTTTGTTGAGCGATGCGAACATGCGGTCGGATGATCGCTCCTCAACAATGTCCGTCGTCCTCTTGCGCCGCTTGACGACGGGCTGTTCGGATGTGGATGAGC
It contains:
- a CDS encoding helix-turn-helix domain-containing protein, giving the protein MVSSPAMKDWLAHFPLDDMPRLTHIGYRAHQSPHIGKLHTHFGYEIKLIMKGHAVLQLTGEKGSIRVREGDILIVPPGFVHWSTMRSGALSYYWFGVQTGTIVSRSSTSEQPVVKRRKRTTDIVEERSSDRMFASLNKQLPTQWTLFRDMHDLNAPMRSIHDEIVYPRAANAVIVYAQTMEILARIVRRMTREESPDNDPIRRIEHYLTAHYLETPALGKLAAVSGLNQSYLCRIFKWRFGVSPIAYANRLRLRHGMSLLSSGMSVTEAARLCGYGNALHFSAAFKKKTGSSPSLYKKNIGRPTPRSEQ